The Paenibacillus yonginensis genome segment GTCCTAGCTTTGGAAGGACAATACTCCCGCAGGAGGTGCGCCTTGGAGATGAACATGGACCACGCCGATCAGTGGAACGCATATATCCAAAAAGATCTGAATATACAACCGCAAAGCGGCGGGAGACTCGAGGGTTTGTCTTTTGCCGTTAAAGATGTGTTTGCTGTGAAAGGCCACCGGAATGCGGCGGGGAATCCGGCTTGGCTCCGGACCCACGATCCTTCCGGCTATACGGCTCCGGTTATCGAGGCGCTGCTGGGTTCGGGCGCCGCGCTGAAGGGGATGACCCATACGGATGAGCTGATGTACAGCCTGAGTGGAGAAAATGTCCACTACGGGACCCCGGTCAATCCTGCGGCTCCGGACCGTATCCCGGGCGGCTCCTCAAGCGGTTCGGCGGCAGCGGTGGCTGCAGGGCTCAGCGACTTTGCGCTGGGCACGGATACCGGAGGTTCGGTGCGTATCCCTTCCTCTTATTGCGGAATTTACGGCTTCAGGCCCACGCATGGGAGAATCTCCGTACACGGAGTGATTCCGCTGGCGCACAGCTTCGATACGGTCGGCTGGATGAGCAGGAACCCGGATGTGCTTCGCAGAGTCGGCGAGGTGCTTGGGGCGCCGCAGCCTAATCTGGGGCTCCCTTTTCTGGAGGTCCATTTGCCTTCAGATGCCTGGAGTCTGCTGGATTCTGCGGCTTCCCGGGTCCTGCGCAGCCTGATCCCGGCGGTTGAACAAGCAGCTGCGGCCGGGCGGTGGGGGAGGCTGGCCGATGCTGGACTGCCGGACTGGGCACGGATCTTCCGGACAATCCAGGGCTTCGAGATCGCGGAAGAACACGGGGGGTGGATCGCCGAATATAAGCCGGTTTTTGGTCCGGATATCGCCGGGAGATTTGCCTGGGCACGGACGATTAGCCGGGAACAGGCCGAAGCATGCCGGACTGAACGAAGCAGTATTCAAAGCAATCTGATGCAGCTGCTTGGAAGGGACGGCCTGCTGGTGATTCCGACGGCCCCTGGCGGAGCGCCCCGGACAGGAGCGAAAGGAGAAGCAGCAGAGAACGTGCGCTCCAAGGTTATGCAGCTGACCAGTATTGCCGGTCTATCCGGTTTCCCTCAGGTGACCCTTCCCGTGGCCCGGATTGACGGGCTGCCGCTTGGGTTATCGATATTGTCCGCCCCGGATCAAGACGGCAGGCTGCTCAACTGGGTGGAGAAGCAGCTTGTACCTGCGATTGAACCTTTAACGTCTTTGGAGGGGCCTGCTAAGATGGGGCGGAGCCAGGCAGAACCGGGCTGCGCAAGCGATAGACGACATTTAGGGGAGGGACGGTAAGCTCCCTATAATAGGCGGGGTGAGAGCATGAAGCTGGTTTCCATAGTACGTAACGGAACGGAAGAAGCGGCCATCTTAACTGAGGAGGGGTACCTGGCCCTATCGGCCGTCAACGAAGCCGCGGGCAAGACCTGGCCGGTTCATTTATCCGCCGTTTTGAAAGGCGGTTTCCTGGAAGAGATCCGGGTCTGGTACGAACATCAGCTAAGCAGGGGCTGGGACCCGAAGCTTGCTGCCGAACCTTTTGCGTCGGTTCGTTACGCGCCGCCTGACCGGCATCCCGGGAAAATTTGGGGTGTAGGAGCGAACTATGCGGAGAAAGCCGCCGAAATGGCGGTGTGTCCCGAGGAAGAGCCGATTTGTTTTATGAAGCCGAACACAACTTTGATAGGACCTGAAGACATAATTATATTGCCTCAAGGTTCGAAGCGGGTAACGGCCGAAGCGGAGCTTGCGATCATTATCGGAACAGCTTGCAAAAACGTTGCGCCTGCCGAAGCGCTGGATTATGTAGGCGGATACGCCGCCAGTCTGGACATGACGGAGAAAGACATTCACGCCCGCAATCCCCGGTTTTTGGGCCGGGCCAAAAGCTTTGATACCTTCTTCAGCTTGGGTCCTGAGCTGGTTACGCCGGATGAAATCACCAGCCTCCAGGACCTGACTGTGGAGACAGTGCTGAACGGGCATATCGCTTGCGGCAGCCATATCGCCAATATGATTTATTCGCCGGCGTATATCCTATCGTTTTTCTCCCGGTTCATGACGCTGCTGCCCGGCGACATTTTAATGACCGGTACTCCGGGTTCTGTAGAAATCCATGAAGGAGACACGGTGGAGTGCCGGATTGGCGGCTTTCTCCCGCTTCGCAACGGGGTTGGACGTGAATAAGGCCAGAAAACAGGAATAAGGCCTTGCTTTGCAGCAGATATACCTGCAGCGGACCGGAGAGGGGAAGCAAAAGGGGGAAAACGAGGGAGAAAGGAGAAATGAGGATGGGAATTACGCTGCAGGAGATCAACGGGCTGGAGAAGGCGGCGTTTATCCGGGTGCTCGGAGGGATTTTCGAGAAGTCGCCTTGGGTGGCCGAAAAGGTTTATCGGCAGGCGCCGTTTCGGACCAGGCAGGAGCTGTATGCTCAAATGCTTGAGGTTGTCGTCACTGCCGGGGATGAACGTATTCTGGAGCTGATCTGTGCCCATCCCGATCTGGCGACCCGGCTGAAGACGGACAGCTACAGTGCGGTAGAGCAGCGGGGGGCCGGACTTGATTCATTATCGCCGGAAGAATACGAACGTTTCTCGAAGCTGAACGAAGCTTATAAACGCAAATTCGGGTTTCCGTTTATTTTGGCCGTTACGGGCAGAACGAAAGAAGAAATTGCGGCTGCTATGGAAGAGCGGCTGCAGCATCAGCCGGAAGCCGAGCGGCAAACCGCGCTCCGGGAAATCGGCCGTATTGCCGAAATCCGCTTAAACCAATTAATAGCCGGCTAGAACCGGCGCATAACGGAAATGGGAAAGGATGGATG includes the following:
- a CDS encoding amidase translates to MNMDHADQWNAYIQKDLNIQPQSGGRLEGLSFAVKDVFAVKGHRNAAGNPAWLRTHDPSGYTAPVIEALLGSGAALKGMTHTDELMYSLSGENVHYGTPVNPAAPDRIPGGSSSGSAAAVAAGLSDFALGTDTGGSVRIPSSYCGIYGFRPTHGRISVHGVIPLAHSFDTVGWMSRNPDVLRRVGEVLGAPQPNLGLPFLEVHLPSDAWSLLDSAASRVLRSLIPAVEQAAAAGRWGRLADAGLPDWARIFRTIQGFEIAEEHGGWIAEYKPVFGPDIAGRFAWARTISREQAEACRTERSSIQSNLMQLLGRDGLLVIPTAPGGAPRTGAKGEAAENVRSKVMQLTSIAGLSGFPQVTLPVARIDGLPLGLSILSAPDQDGRLLNWVEKQLVPAIEPLTSLEGPAKMGRSQAEPGCASDRRHLGEGR
- a CDS encoding fumarylacetoacetate hydrolase family protein, which gives rise to MKLVSIVRNGTEEAAILTEEGYLALSAVNEAAGKTWPVHLSAVLKGGFLEEIRVWYEHQLSRGWDPKLAAEPFASVRYAPPDRHPGKIWGVGANYAEKAAEMAVCPEEEPICFMKPNTTLIGPEDIIILPQGSKRVTAEAELAIIIGTACKNVAPAEALDYVGGYAASLDMTEKDIHARNPRFLGRAKSFDTFFSLGPELVTPDEITSLQDLTVETVLNGHIACGSHIANMIYSPAYILSFFSRFMTLLPGDILMTGTPGSVEIHEGDTVECRIGGFLPLRNGVGRE
- the uraD gene encoding 2-oxo-4-hydroxy-4-carboxy-5-ureidoimidazoline decarboxylase, whose amino-acid sequence is MGITLQEINGLEKAAFIRVLGGIFEKSPWVAEKVYRQAPFRTRQELYAQMLEVVVTAGDERILELICAHPDLATRLKTDSYSAVEQRGAGLDSLSPEEYERFSKLNEAYKRKFGFPFILAVTGRTKEEIAAAMEERLQHQPEAERQTALREIGRIAEIRLNQLIAG